Proteins encoded within one genomic window of Sulfurovum sp. XGS-02:
- the uca gene encoding urea carboxylase — MFTKILIANRGEIACRVIRTLKKMDIRSVVVYTAADTDSLHVSLADEAYYIGHGVASESYLDTEKILNIAIKSGAEAVHPGYGFLSENAAFANACEAAGIRFIGPRTEHMEQFGLKHTARALAEQNSVPLLPGSSILSDLEEAKSEAKRIVYPVMLKSTAGGGGIGMQLCYDENELCSAYESVKRLSENNFSDGGMFLEKYVASARHIEVQIFGDGKGYVAVLGDRDCSVQRRNQKVIEETPAPGIADATREALYKAAKDLTASVSYLSAGTVEFVYDTTTDEFYFLEVNTRLQVEHGITEEVTGVDLVEWMIRQAYGENPGLYSYEHAPEGHAMQVRIYAEDPSKNFQPSSGVLTNVKFAEGIRCDTFIETGLEVSAFYDPMIAKLIIKGKDREEALNMINDAIENTEIDGIETNLRYLGAIVRSDIFKDGVQTTKYLNTFDFTPNSIDVLRPGTQTTIQDFPGRTGYWDIGVPPSGPFDNFSFRYANRIVGNDAAASGMEIAIAGPTLRFNTDSVIALCGAEIDAFLDGEAIGMNEAVDVKAGSTLKLKKVHNQGFRTYLAVRGGFDVPEYLGSRSTFTLGQFGGHAGRTLISGDVLHIGSMIDGETAKQKTVPHENFENRWEIGVLYGPHGAPDFFTDSDIKTFFEIEWEIHYNSNRTGIRLIGPKPEWARTDGGEAGLHPSNIHDNAYAIGSVDFTGDMPVILGPDGPSLGGFVCPVTIINAELWKMGQLRAGDKVKFVPVEHETAMEMIKAQDNAITELETYDEKTFLAPKPIGTPILYSDEGEKDLPSIVIRQSGDSNLLVEYGEMELDISLRFRVHVLMEALKEAAIEGVSDITPGIRSLQIHFEPRVCDRSALIERLKEIELTLPSIDDIEVPSRIVHLPLSWDDESTRVAIDKYMKTVRADAPWCPSNIEFIRRMNGLKSIDDVREIVFGANYVVMGLGDVYLGAPVATPLDPRHRLVTTKYNPARTWTPENAVGIGGAYMCVYGMEGPGGYQFVGRTVQMWNRYRQTSNFTEDKPWLLRFFDQIKFYEVSADELHQMREDFPRGRVEIKVEETTFSLKKYKDFLAQNEASIKSFKKTQQEAFEEERQMWERTGLANFTTVSEEIEEQSMERIEIAENAEAVESPVQGSLWKVMAKLGDVVEEGEVLAIAESMKMEVDIEAPEHGKITQVLCSEGENIQAGKTLFVIEPV, encoded by the coding sequence AAAGATTCTGAATATCGCGATCAAGAGCGGTGCAGAGGCGGTTCATCCAGGATATGGATTTCTCAGCGAAAATGCAGCTTTCGCCAATGCATGTGAGGCAGCAGGTATCCGTTTTATAGGTCCACGTACCGAACATATGGAGCAGTTTGGTCTTAAGCATACGGCCCGAGCACTTGCCGAACAGAACTCTGTACCACTTCTTCCTGGATCTTCTATTTTGAGTGATCTTGAGGAAGCGAAGAGCGAAGCGAAACGTATCGTCTACCCGGTGATGTTAAAGAGTACAGCCGGGGGTGGTGGTATCGGTATGCAGCTGTGTTATGATGAAAATGAGTTGTGCAGTGCCTATGAATCGGTCAAACGTTTAAGTGAGAACAACTTCTCTGATGGAGGAATGTTCTTAGAAAAGTATGTGGCTTCGGCACGTCATATCGAAGTACAGATCTTTGGAGACGGTAAGGGATATGTGGCTGTACTGGGAGACAGAGACTGTTCGGTCCAGCGCCGTAACCAAAAGGTGATAGAGGAGACGCCAGCACCGGGTATCGCTGATGCAACGAGAGAGGCACTTTACAAAGCGGCAAAAGATCTGACTGCATCGGTCTCTTATCTCTCAGCGGGTACTGTGGAGTTTGTGTACGACACCACTACGGATGAATTCTACTTCCTTGAAGTGAACACACGACTTCAAGTAGAGCATGGTATCACAGAGGAAGTGACAGGTGTGGATTTGGTGGAGTGGATGATCCGTCAAGCCTATGGAGAGAATCCTGGACTCTACAGCTATGAACATGCTCCAGAGGGACACGCTATGCAGGTGCGTATCTATGCGGAAGACCCTTCCAAGAACTTTCAGCCTAGTTCAGGTGTGTTGACCAACGTTAAATTTGCCGAGGGTATACGATGTGATACCTTTATCGAAACAGGCCTTGAAGTCTCTGCTTTCTATGATCCGATGATCGCAAAGCTTATCATTAAAGGTAAAGACCGTGAAGAAGCATTGAATATGATCAATGATGCTATAGAAAATACAGAAATAGACGGGATAGAGACCAACTTACGTTATTTAGGGGCTATCGTTAGATCTGATATCTTTAAAGATGGAGTACAGACGACAAAATATCTCAACACGTTTGATTTTACGCCAAATAGCATCGATGTACTTCGTCCTGGTACACAGACTACTATACAGGATTTTCCTGGACGTACGGGTTACTGGGATATCGGTGTACCGCCTTCAGGTCCTTTTGATAACTTCAGTTTCCGCTATGCCAACCGTATCGTAGGAAATGATGCAGCAGCTTCAGGTATGGAGATAGCAATCGCCGGTCCCACACTGCGTTTTAACACAGACAGTGTTATAGCCCTGTGCGGAGCAGAGATCGATGCGTTCCTGGATGGTGAAGCGATCGGGATGAATGAAGCGGTAGATGTCAAAGCAGGTAGTACGCTTAAACTTAAAAAAGTGCATAATCAAGGCTTTAGAACCTACCTGGCCGTACGCGGTGGTTTTGATGTGCCTGAATACCTTGGAAGCCGTTCTACTTTTACCTTGGGACAGTTCGGGGGACATGCAGGCCGTACACTGATCTCGGGTGATGTACTGCATATCGGTTCTATGATTGATGGTGAGACAGCGAAGCAGAAAACAGTCCCACATGAAAATTTTGAGAACCGCTGGGAGATAGGGGTGCTTTACGGACCGCATGGTGCACCTGATTTCTTTACCGACAGTGACATCAAGACCTTTTTTGAGATAGAGTGGGAGATCCATTATAACTCCAACCGTACCGGTATACGTTTGATCGGTCCTAAGCCTGAATGGGCAAGAACAGATGGAGGTGAGGCAGGACTTCATCCTTCTAATATTCACGACAATGCCTATGCGATAGGATCGGTGGACTTCACGGGAGATATGCCGGTGATCCTGGGGCCTGACGGTCCGAGTTTGGGAGGTTTTGTCTGCCCTGTGACGATTATCAATGCAGAGCTGTGGAAAATGGGTCAACTTCGTGCGGGGGACAAGGTAAAATTTGTTCCTGTAGAGCATGAGACTGCCATGGAGATGATCAAAGCCCAAGATAACGCCATTACTGAGCTTGAGACCTATGATGAAAAAACATTCCTTGCACCTAAACCGATAGGTACGCCTATTCTCTATAGTGATGAGGGAGAGAAAGATCTTCCTTCCATAGTTATACGTCAGTCGGGAGACAGCAACCTACTGGTCGAGTATGGAGAGATGGAACTGGATATCTCTTTACGTTTCAGAGTACATGTGTTGATGGAAGCACTTAAAGAAGCAGCGATCGAAGGTGTGAGCGATATCACCCCGGGGATACGCTCTTTGCAGATACACTTTGAACCAAGGGTGTGCGATAGGTCGGCGCTTATCGAACGTTTAAAAGAGATAGAGTTGACACTTCCGTCGATCGATGATATCGAAGTGCCTTCACGTATTGTACACTTGCCGTTATCATGGGATGATGAATCAACCCGTGTTGCGATCGACAAGTATATGAAAACAGTGCGTGCCGATGCCCCATGGTGCCCGAGCAATATCGAGTTCATCCGACGTATGAACGGATTGAAGAGTATCGACGATGTCAGAGAGATCGTCTTTGGTGCAAACTATGTGGTCATGGGACTGGGAGATGTCTATCTGGGAGCACCGGTTGCCACACCGCTTGATCCAAGACACCGTCTGGTAACGACAAAATACAATCCTGCCCGTACCTGGACCCCTGAGAATGCTGTAGGTATCGGTGGTGCCTATATGTGTGTGTATGGGATGGAAGGACCTGGAGGCTACCAGTTTGTCGGACGTACGGTACAGATGTGGAATCGTTATAGACAAACATCGAACTTCACAGAGGATAAACCGTGGCTGCTGCGTTTCTTTGATCAGATCAAGTTTTATGAAGTGAGTGCAGATGAACTCCATCAGATGCGTGAAGATTTCCCAAGAGGACGTGTGGAGATCAAAGTGGAAGAGACCACTTTCAGTTTGAAGAAATATAAGGATTTCCTAGCCCAAAATGAGGCATCGATAAAGAGCTTTAAAAAGACACAGCAGGAAGCATTTGAGGAAGAGCGTCAAATGTGGGAACGTACCGGACTCGCAAACTTTACTACGGTTAGTGAAGAGATAGAAGAACAGAGTATGGAACGTATCGAGATCGCTGAGAATGCTGAAGCTGTCGAATCTCCGGTTCAGGGAAGCCTCTGGAAGGTGATGGCCAAGTTGGGAGATGTGGTCGAAGAGGGTGAAGTACTTGCTATCGCGGAGTCTATGAAAATGGAAGTAGATATCGAAGCACCTGAACATGGAAAGATCACGCAGGTACTCTGTAGTGAAGGTGAGAATATTCAGGCGGGTAAAACGCTTTTTGTGATTGAACCTGTATAA
- a CDS encoding sugar phosphate isomerase/epimerase, with amino-acid sequence MKIEHFKTMWGFEGDFETACIQAQEKGFKGIEGQAPKTKEERAYWKACLEKYGLDYIGEIVTGGDYVPSRHQSVQAHIDDVQSAIENALELNPRFMSCLGGLDAWSDEEFILFFTGAMEHARKHDLQIVFETHRSRILFTPWRTREITEALPQIKLTLDISHWCVVCERLMSTELETIRAIAPHVYHIHGRVGYDQGPQVPHPGAPEYKEALLSHQEVWEIIWDAQQTKGMEITTMTPEFGPDGYLHTLPFTNAPVADLWELNCWMAECEKEHFNGYTKKRV; translated from the coding sequence ATGAAAATAGAACACTTTAAGACAATGTGGGGGTTTGAAGGCGACTTTGAAACAGCGTGTATTCAAGCCCAAGAGAAAGGTTTCAAGGGGATAGAAGGGCAAGCCCCCAAAACTAAAGAGGAGCGTGCATACTGGAAAGCATGCCTGGAAAAGTACGGGCTTGACTATATTGGTGAGATCGTCACAGGAGGAGATTATGTTCCTTCACGACACCAGAGCGTGCAAGCACATATCGATGATGTGCAAAGTGCGATAGAGAATGCTTTGGAACTCAATCCGCGTTTTATGAGCTGTCTGGGAGGGCTTGATGCCTGGAGCGATGAGGAGTTCATTCTATTTTTCACAGGTGCAATGGAGCATGCGAGAAAGCATGATCTGCAGATTGTGTTTGAAACACATCGCAGCCGTATTCTCTTTACGCCCTGGAGAACCAGAGAGATAACAGAGGCACTGCCTCAGATCAAACTGACACTTGATATCAGCCATTGGTGTGTGGTATGTGAGCGTCTGATGAGTACCGAGCTTGAAACGATCAGAGCGATCGCTCCTCATGTTTATCATATACATGGGCGTGTCGGCTATGACCAGGGACCGCAAGTGCCTCACCCGGGTGCACCTGAGTACAAAGAGGCGCTGCTCTCGCACCAGGAGGTATGGGAGATCATCTGGGATGCACAGCAGACTAAGGGTATGGAGATCACAACGATGACACCGGAGTTTGGACCAGACGGCTATCTGCATACACTCCCCTTTACCAATGCACCTGTTGCTGATCTTTGGGAGCTGAACTGCTGGATGGCAGAGTGTGAGAAGGAGCATTTTAATGGTTACACCAAAAAAAGGGTCTGA
- a CDS encoding DMT family transporter — protein sequence MVTPKKGSDMRAHLPVIVLLGASILWGLTWIPLKSINTMGIDGIPLIFFTYGMMALILSPILMKQFSIWREHKKMMFLIALFGGSANLAFSYALINGEVIRVMVLFYLLPVWGVAGGRLFLKETIDRWRYLGVLLAISGAFLILGGFEVLDTPPSWIDLVALASGLFFAMNNLLFRAVQSIPVASKIGSMFIGCFTLAALFLYAGVEQLPSGITDDAWILLAGYALFWLFVANIGSQWSVTHMDAGRSSIIIILELITAVISATLIAGETMSTIETIGGALIIMAAFIEALRTQDDDEPVTTMN from the coding sequence ATGGTTACACCAAAAAAAGGGTCTGATATGAGAGCACATCTACCCGTGATCGTACTTTTAGGTGCTTCGATACTATGGGGTTTGACATGGATTCCGCTTAAGAGCATCAATACCATGGGGATAGACGGCATCCCGCTGATCTTCTTTACCTACGGTATGATGGCACTGATCTTAAGCCCAATACTCATGAAGCAGTTTTCCATATGGAGAGAGCATAAAAAGATGATGTTTCTTATCGCACTCTTTGGGGGCAGTGCAAACCTTGCCTTCTCTTACGCACTGATCAACGGTGAAGTGATACGGGTGATGGTACTCTTCTATCTTCTACCAGTATGGGGTGTGGCTGGAGGACGGCTCTTTTTAAAAGAGACGATCGACAGATGGCGCTATCTTGGTGTTTTGTTGGCGATCAGCGGCGCATTTTTAATCCTTGGCGGGTTTGAAGTGCTTGATACACCGCCGTCTTGGATAGACCTTGTCGCACTCGCTTCAGGGCTCTTCTTTGCAATGAACAACCTTCTTTTCCGTGCCGTGCAGTCGATACCTGTAGCTTCAAAGATCGGTAGTATGTTCATAGGGTGTTTTACACTCGCAGCACTCTTCTTGTATGCAGGGGTAGAGCAGCTTCCAAGCGGTATCACTGATGATGCATGGATTCTTCTTGCAGGGTATGCGCTCTTTTGGCTGTTTGTGGCAAATATAGGATCGCAGTGGAGCGTGACGCATATGGATGCGGGGCGTTCGTCGATCATTATTATTTTAGAACTCATTACAGCAGTTATTTCTGCCACCCTGATCGCAGGGGAGACGATGAGCACGATAGAAACTATCGGGGGTGCACTGATCATCATGGCTGCGTTTATAGAAGCGCTACGTACTCAAGATGATGATGAACCTGTTACTACGATGAATTAG
- the atzF gene encoding allophanate hydrolase, translated as MNIEKLQQLYKEKTLTPREYMKQIKENIEAHAENPIWIYVLSESELEPYLAKLESCKVESLPLYGIPFAIKDNIDLEGVATTAACEEYSYIAEKSAYVVQKLIEAGAIPVGKTNLDQFATGLVGTRSPYGACQNSIDPKYISGGSSSGSAVSIALDMAIFSLGTDTAGSGRVPAAFNNLVGLKPSKGVLSTSGVVPACRSLDCVSIFAKTTEDTQKVFDVAASFDAEDPYSRPMPVIEKNVPSSFRFAIPKEDQLKFFGDSEAEALYRKAVKTFEEMGGTAVEIDFSPMLEAANLLYYGPWVAERYVAVKEMIETMPERLIDVTRTIIESGKTKSAEDYFNAEYKIKAYKRQGDLLMKEIDFALTPTTGTIYTIEEVNADPIQLNTNLGYYTNFMNLLDFSAYAVPAGFRENGLPFGVTLFADAFEDRKLMELGESYIQKASHGK; from the coding sequence ATGAATATAGAAAAATTACAACAATTATATAAAGAGAAAACACTCACACCTAGAGAGTATATGAAGCAGATCAAAGAGAATATTGAAGCACATGCAGAGAACCCGATCTGGATCTACGTGCTGAGTGAGAGCGAACTGGAGCCTTATTTAGCAAAGCTTGAAAGCTGCAAAGTGGAGAGCCTGCCACTTTATGGGATCCCTTTTGCGATTAAAGACAACATTGATCTAGAAGGGGTAGCAACGACGGCAGCATGTGAAGAGTACAGTTATATTGCTGAGAAGTCTGCTTATGTAGTGCAGAAGCTGATCGAAGCAGGAGCGATCCCGGTGGGGAAGACCAACCTTGACCAGTTCGCTACGGGACTGGTGGGTACCCGTTCACCTTATGGAGCGTGCCAGAACAGCATAGACCCTAAGTATATCTCAGGGGGATCAAGCTCAGGTTCGGCGGTAAGTATCGCGCTTGATATGGCTATCTTCTCTCTGGGGACAGATACGGCAGGTTCAGGGCGTGTGCCTGCTGCATTCAACAACCTAGTGGGGCTTAAGCCATCCAAGGGTGTGTTGAGTACTTCGGGTGTGGTGCCTGCCTGTCGAAGTCTGGACTGTGTTTCGATCTTTGCGAAAACCACTGAAGATACACAGAAGGTTTTTGATGTAGCTGCTTCATTTGATGCAGAGGATCCGTACAGTCGACCTATGCCTGTGATAGAAAAAAATGTTCCATCCTCTTTTCGCTTTGCCATTCCTAAAGAAGATCAGTTAAAGTTTTTTGGGGACAGTGAGGCAGAAGCACTTTACCGAAAAGCAGTGAAAACATTTGAAGAGATGGGTGGAACGGCTGTAGAGATCGACTTCTCACCTATGCTTGAAGCGGCAAATCTACTCTATTACGGACCGTGGGTTGCTGAGCGTTATGTAGCAGTGAAGGAGATGATAGAAACGATGCCTGAACGCCTCATCGATGTGACAAGAACGATCATAGAATCCGGAAAAACGAAGAGTGCAGAGGATTACTTTAACGCTGAATACAAGATCAAAGCCTATAAACGCCAGGGAGATCTACTTATGAAAGAGATTGACTTTGCACTGACTCCGACCACGGGGACGATCTATACGATAGAAGAGGTCAATGCAGACCCTATACAGCTGAACACGAATCTTGGCTACTACACCAACTTCATGAACCTGCTTGACTTCTCTGCCTATGCTGTTCCTGCAGGATTTAGAGAGAACGGTCTTCCGTTTGGTGTGACACTCTTTGCTGACGCTTTTGAAGACAGAAAGCTTATGGAGCTGGGTGAATCTTACATACAAAAGGCTTCCCATGGAAAATAA
- a CDS encoding MOSC domain-containing protein, with protein sequence MNVIKTNIKHIYCGTVEEINDGKRKQYPSAYRKKKIDPHKRLFINNLGFIDDMQGDKVNHGGADKAVCVYSQKYYDFFKKTYSLELPECAFGENITILDLDDSDVCIGDRFQCGEVIFEVSQPRQPCWKISSVTGIKNLTSLVVKEYKTGFYVRVIQEGFIATDDTMELISRNYPEFTIEFVNQCSFNAKENQENIKEILTCDKLAKAYYESLLKRYKYKEHGIQNWQEDEYLSNND encoded by the coding sequence ATGAATGTTATAAAAACAAATATTAAACATATTTATTGTGGGACTGTAGAAGAGATCAATGATGGGAAAAGAAAACAATATCCATCTGCTTACAGAAAAAAGAAAATTGACCCGCATAAAAGACTTTTTATAAACAATTTAGGTTTTATTGATGATATGCAAGGGGATAAAGTAAATCATGGAGGAGCTGATAAAGCTGTATGTGTTTATAGCCAAAAATACTACGATTTTTTTAAAAAGACATATAGTTTAGAACTACCAGAATGTGCATTTGGAGAAAATATAACAATACTGGATTTGGATGATAGTGATGTTTGTATTGGTGATCGATTTCAATGTGGTGAAGTTATTTTTGAAGTATCTCAACCTAGACAACCTTGTTGGAAAATATCATCAGTTACAGGGATAAAGAATCTCACTTCATTAGTGGTTAAAGAATACAAAACTGGATTTTATGTAAGAGTTATTCAAGAAGGCTTTATTGCTACAGATGATACTATGGAACTAATATCAAGAAATTACCCAGAATTTACAATTGAGTTTGTCAATCAATGCTCCTTTAATGCGAAAGAAAATCAAGAAAACATCAAAGAAATATTAACATGTGATAAACTAGCTAAAGCATATTATGAATCGTTATTAAAGAGATATAAATATAAAGAGCATGGAATTCAAAACTGGCAGGAAGATGAATACTTGAGTAATAATGATTAA